In one Drosophila albomicans strain 15112-1751.03 chromosome X, ASM965048v2, whole genome shotgun sequence genomic region, the following are encoded:
- the LOC127565984 gene encoding DNA ligase 1-like, translated as MENLIEKQLLDVAEKLTELVAENKEAATAKVESEVESEVQIKLEPLEEIEVHSVQEEEAKLQLDDEAGKLNVEILIENKEIKTETETETENEEESFESADEAGQLNVKILIEIKEIKTETENEEDSFESADEASTFLTPTSSRSRSRSRSSTPESSPMRPIITSPVPRRQPPPKVEELSETSESSMENEQEEEEGDETFVKKEPDVDDSENKLVIDENGETEIKPDSNKKVEAKEMADAAGEIQEAANEIHGNAEQLEKVEKAVANEESESKDEEGLSMKRKMYDNQSDGFEKKKKVPESKELKNVLK; from the coding sequence ATGGAGAATTTGATTGAGAAACAACTTTTGGACGTTGCTGAGAAGCTTACAGAACTTGTGGCTGAGAACAAAGAAGCTGCCACAGCCAAAGTTGAGTCTGAAGTTGAGTCTGAAGTCCAAATCAAGTTGGAGCCTTTGGAGGAGATTGAAGTTCATTCTgtgcaggaggaggaggcaaagCTCCAGTTAGACGATGAAGCTGGCAAGTTGAATGTTGAGATATTAATCGAGAATAAGGAGATcaagactgagactgagactgagactgagaacGAGGAAGAGAGTTTTGAATCGGCTGATGAAGCTGGCCAGTTGAATGTTAAGATATTGATCGAGATTAAGGAGATcaagactgagactgagaatgAGGAAGACAGTTTTGAATCGGCTGATGAAGCCTCGACATTTTTAACACCCACTAGCTCTCGTTCTCGTTCCCGTTCCCGGAGTAGCACACCGGAATCGTCTCCCATGAGACCGATCATTACGTCTCCAGTTCCTCGACGCCAGCCACCACCTAAAGTTGAGGAACTCTCTGAAACATCCGAGTCTTCGATGGAGAATGAacaagaagaggaagaaggcGATGAGACATTTGTGAAGAAGGAGCCCGATGTCGATGACTCTGAGAACAAGTTGGTCATCGATGAGAACGGTGAGACAGAGATCAAGCCGGATAGCAACAAGAAAGTCGAAGCAAAGGAAATGGCTGATGCTGCTGGGGAAATTCAAGAAGCCGCCAACGAGATTCATGGCAATGCAGAGCAGTTGGAGAAAGTTGAGAAAGCAGTTGCCAATGAAGAATCGGAATCTAAAGATGAGGAAGGACTCTCGATGAAGCGAAAGATGTATGACAACCAGTCTGATGGATtcgaaaagaagaagaaagttCCAGAGTCAAAGGAACTTAAAAATGTTCTTAAGTAA